In a genomic window of Streptococcus oralis subsp. tigurinus:
- a CDS encoding amino acid ABC transporter substrate-binding protein produces the protein MKRKKIALVLALFFSFFLTACTQKASDPNQDNWAKYQKQGSITIGFDNTFVPMGFEEKNGQYAGFDIDLAQAVSEKLGIQIKFQPIDWDMKETELQNGTIDAIWNGYTATNERKEKVAFTIPYMENQQVLVSKKSQNIHSIQDMTDKVLGAQAGSSGYLNFEGQPELLKNRVKDQKANQYQSFNEALIDLKNDRIDALVIDRVYANYYLQSEGILNDYNVFSVGFESEAFAVGVRPADKTLLAALNQAFVSLYQEGKFQEISQKWFGEDVATSQVKNQE, from the coding sequence ATGAAGAGAAAGAAAATTGCCCTTGTACTTGCTCTGTTCTTTAGCTTCTTCCTGACGGCTTGTACTCAGAAGGCAAGTGATCCAAATCAGGATAATTGGGCCAAATATCAAAAACAGGGAAGCATTACCATTGGCTTTGACAATACCTTTGTTCCCATGGGATTTGAGGAAAAGAATGGCCAGTATGCGGGCTTTGATATCGACCTAGCCCAAGCTGTTTCTGAAAAGCTAGGAATTCAGATTAAATTTCAACCCATCGACTGGGATATGAAAGAAACCGAACTACAAAATGGTACTATTGATGCCATCTGGAATGGCTATACAGCAACAAATGAACGGAAAGAGAAGGTTGCCTTTACCATTCCTTACATGGAAAATCAACAAGTTTTGGTCTCTAAAAAGTCTCAAAATATCCACTCAATTCAGGATATGACTGACAAAGTTTTAGGGGCCCAGGCAGGATCTTCTGGCTATTTGAATTTTGAAGGACAACCCGAACTACTCAAGAACCGAGTGAAAGACCAGAAGGCCAATCAATACCAAAGTTTCAATGAAGCCTTGATTGATTTAAAAAATGATCGGATTGATGCCCTTGTGATTGACCGGGTATATGCCAATTATTATCTCCAGTCTGAAGGAATATTAAATGACTACAATGTCTTTTCAGTTGGATTTGAAAGTGAAGCTTTTGCAGTGGGTGTTAGACCTGCTGATAAAACTTTGCTAGCTGCTCTGAATCAAGCTTTTGTATCACTATACCAAGAAGGAAAATTTCAGGAAATCAGCCAGAAATGGTTTGGGGAAGATGTAGCCACCAGTCAAGTTAAAAATCAAGAATAA
- a CDS encoding amino acid ABC transporter ATP-binding protein: MLELRNINKAFGGKQILTNFSLSIPEKQILAIVGPSGSGKTTLLRMLAGLETIDSGEIYYNGEALAIDELEKRNLLGFVFQDFQLFPHLSVLDNLTLSPIKTMSMEKEVAEKKARGLIEQLGLAGHADAFPFSLSGGQKQRVALARAMMINPEIIGYDEPTSALDPELRLEVEKLILQNKERGMTQIVVTHDLQFAENIADQILKVDPK; this comes from the coding sequence ATGTTAGAATTACGAAATATTAACAAGGCCTTTGGTGGCAAACAAATCTTAACCAATTTCAGCCTATCAATTCCTGAAAAGCAAATCCTTGCAATCGTAGGTCCATCAGGAAGCGGCAAGACAACCCTATTACGTATGCTAGCTGGACTGGAAACCATCGATTCGGGGGAAATCTACTATAACGGCGAAGCGCTAGCTATAGACGAACTAGAAAAGCGCAATCTTCTGGGATTTGTTTTCCAAGATTTTCAACTCTTTCCGCATTTGTCAGTTCTAGATAACTTAACTCTGTCGCCTATAAAAACAATGAGCATGGAGAAGGAAGTTGCTGAGAAGAAGGCGCGTGGTTTGATAGAACAGCTTGGGTTAGCAGGACATGCAGATGCCTTTCCTTTCTCACTTTCAGGTGGGCAAAAACAACGGGTGGCCTTAGCACGCGCCATGATGATAAACCCAGAAATTATTGGATATGATGAGCCTACATCAGCCTTAGACCCAGAATTGCGATTAGAAGTAGAAAAACTTATCCTTCAAAATAAAGAGCGTGGGATGACCCAGATTGTTGTGACCCACGATCTTCAGTTTGCGGAAAACATTGCTGATCAGATCCTTAAGGTTGATCCAAAGTAG
- a CDS encoding amino acid ABC transporter permease has protein sequence MSYMFEILPSLLNGASMTLQVFALVLIFSIPLGIVVAFALQVRWKPLHYLIDLYIWVMRGTPLLLQLIFIYYVLPSIGIRLDRLPAAVIAFVLNYAAYFAEIFRGGIETIPKGQYEAAKVLKFSPFDTVRYIILPQVTKIVLPSVFNEIMSLVKDTSLVYALGISDLILASRTAANRDASLVPMFLAGAIYLIMIGLVTIVAKKLEKKYSYYR, from the coding sequence ATGTCTTATATGTTTGAGATATTACCAAGTTTATTGAACGGTGCAAGTATGACTCTTCAAGTCTTTGCTCTGGTCTTGATATTTTCAATTCCTTTAGGTATTGTCGTTGCCTTTGCTTTACAAGTCCGCTGGAAACCCCTCCATTATCTGATTGACCTTTATATTTGGGTGATGCGAGGGACTCCCTTGCTCTTGCAATTAATCTTTATTTACTATGTTCTCCCTAGCATTGGGATACGTTTAGATCGTTTGCCTGCTGCTGTGATCGCTTTTGTATTGAACTATGCAGCCTACTTTGCTGAAATCTTTCGTGGTGGGATTGAAACCATTCCTAAAGGTCAATATGAGGCTGCTAAGGTCTTGAAGTTTAGTCCATTTGACACAGTGCGCTATATTATTTTGCCTCAGGTTACAAAGATTGTCTTACCGAGCGTCTTTAATGAAATTATGAGTTTGGTCAAGGATACTTCATTGGTTTATGCCCTTGGGATTTCAGATTTGATTTTGGCAAGTCGGACAGCAGCCAATCGAGATGCCAGTCTTGTTCCTATGTTTTTAGCTGGAGCGATTTATTTGATTATGATTGGTCTTGTAACCATTGTAGCGAAAAAACTTGAGAAGAAGTACAGTTATTACAGATAG
- a CDS encoding tetratricopeptide repeat protein, with product MNNSQRMLQALDEQDLTKADQYFHKALETDSSEVLYELASYLEGIGFYPQAKEIYQHIVSEFPEVNLNLASITSEDGNVEEAFAYLEEITPESDWYVSALALKADLYQLEGLTDVAREKLLEALNYSDDALLVFGLAELDSELGNYQEAIQGYAQLDNRSIYEQTGVSTYQRIGYAYAQLGKFEAATEFLEKALELEYDDQTAFELASLYFDQEEYQKSVLYFKQIDTISPDFEGYEYGYSQALHKEHQVEEALRIVKQGLEKNPFETRLLLAASQFSYELHDPSGAEQFLLTAKEDAEDTEEIFLRLATIYMEQERYEDIIALQSQEPENLLTKWMIARSYQEIEDLDKAYELYQQLSLDLKDNPEFLEQYTYLLRELGYFEEAKVQAEAYLKLVPDDVQMQELLETL from the coding sequence GTGAACAATAGTCAACGCATGCTCCAGGCTTTGGATGAACAGGATTTAACCAAAGCGGATCAGTATTTTCACAAAGCCCTCGAAACAGATTCAAGTGAAGTTCTCTATGAACTAGCAAGCTATCTAGAGGGAATTGGCTTTTATCCTCAAGCAAAAGAAATTTACCAACATATCGTTTCAGAATTTCCAGAAGTGAATCTGAATTTAGCAAGCATTACTAGTGAGGATGGCAATGTTGAGGAAGCCTTTGCTTACCTTGAGGAAATCACACCCGAAAGTGACTGGTACGTGTCGGCTTTGGCCTTGAAGGCTGACCTCTATCAGTTGGAAGGATTGACAGATGTAGCGCGTGAAAAGTTACTGGAAGCCTTAAATTACTCAGATGATGCCTTATTAGTTTTTGGTTTGGCTGAGTTGGATAGCGAGTTAGGGAATTATCAGGAAGCTATTCAGGGCTATGCTCAATTAGACAATCGCTCCATCTATGAGCAAACGGGTGTCTCAACCTATCAACGAATTGGTTACGCTTATGCCCAGTTAGGCAAGTTTGAAGCCGCAACTGAATTCTTAGAAAAAGCTTTAGAATTGGAATACGATGACCAAACTGCCTTTGAACTGGCTAGCCTTTACTTTGACCAAGAAGAGTATCAAAAATCTGTTCTTTACTTTAAGCAAATTGATACCATTTCACCTGATTTTGAAGGATATGAATATGGTTATAGTCAAGCATTGCACAAGGAACATCAGGTGGAAGAGGCCCTTCGTATCGTTAAACAAGGTTTGGAGAAAAATCCATTTGAAACTCGGCTCTTACTGGCTGCTTCTCAGTTTTCGTATGAATTGCATGATCCTAGTGGTGCTGAGCAGTTTCTCCTTACTGCAAAAGAAGATGCAGAGGATACAGAAGAAATTTTCCTTCGCCTTGCAACGATTTATATGGAACAAGAGCGGTACGAAGATATCATCGCTCTCCAAAGTCAAGAACCAGAAAACCTCCTGACCAAGTGGATGATTGCCCGTTCTTATCAGGAAATCGAGGATTTAGATAAGGCGTATGAACTCTATCAACAACTATCGCTTGATCTCAAGGATAATCCTGAATTTCTGGAGCAGTATACTTATCTTTTGCGTGAATTGGGGTATTTTGAAGAAGCCAAAGTACAAGCTGAAGCTTATTTAAAACTCGTTCCAGATGATGTTCAAATGCAAGAACTCTTAGAAACACTTTAA